tgccgtgtgacatggttgagacgcttggtgacggaggtggtggtggtgttggtggtacatcccctgtttgctgggcggcaggtgccaacgttcctccagaggcgagaggaagaggccgaggcggcagcagcagaagaggtagcagggggagcctgagtgacttccttggttttaaggtgtttactccactgcagttcatgctttgcatgcaggtgcctggtcatgcaggttgtgctcaggttcagaacgttaatgcctcgcttcaggctctgatggcacagcgtgcaaaccactcgggtcttgtcgtcagcacattgtttgaagaagtgccatgccagggaactccttgaagctgcctttggggtgctcggtcccagatggcggcggtcagtagcaggcggagtctcttggcggcgggtgttctgcttttgcccactgctccctcttttgctacgctgttggctcggtctcaccactgcctcttcctccgaactgtgaaagtcagtggcacgaccttcattccatgtggggtctaggacctcatcgtcccctgcatcgtcttccacccagtcttgatccctgacctcctgttcagtctgcacactgcagaaagacgcagcagttggcacctgtgtttcgtcatcatcagagacatgctgaggtggtattcccatgtcctcatcatcaggaaacataagtggttgtgcgtcagtgcattctatgtctttcaccgctggggaagggctaggtggatgcccttgggaaaccctgccagcggagtcttcaaacagcataagagactgctgcataacttgaggctgagacagtttccctggtatgcatgggggtgatgtgacagactgatggggttggttttcaggcgccatctgtgcgctttctgcagaagactgggtgggagataatgtgaacgtgctggatccactgtcggccacccaattgactaatgcctgtacctgctcaggccttaccatccttagaacggcattgggccccaccatatatcgctgtaaattctggcggctactgggacctgaggtagttggtacactaggacgtgtggatgtggcagaacggccacgtcctctcccagcaccagagggtccactaacaccaccacgaccatgtccacgtccgcgtcccttactagatgttttcctcattgttatggttcaccacaacaacaaaaatattatttggcccaatgtattgtattcaaattcagcgggatataaatttgaggcctagtatttaggcgctgggtgaccggtatggatttagtgacagaattagacttggaaatgcacagtagcgtgtgtgtgaagttattctgaatgaccctatgtgcaccttaaatattatatacccttttagggatagatttcaaatagctgtgatatagcagaaaccactaaattatgaaattgctaaattgggaattgtatttcaaccctgaacaaaaaatgtgctttaacggacactaaataacttgcccagccacaacagtacagcggtaacgacagatgtagcgggatataaatttgaggcctagtatttaggcgctgggtgaccggtatggatttactaacagaattagacttggaaatacacagtagcgtgtgtgtgaagttattcagaatgaccctatgtgcaccttgaatattatatacccttttagggatagatttcaaatagctctgatatagcagaaaccactaaattatgaaattgctaaattgggaattgtatttcaaccctgaacaaaaaatgtgctttgacggacactaaataacttgcccagccacaacagtacagcggtaactacagatttagcgggatataaatttgaggcctagtatttaggcgctgggtgaccggtatggatttagtgacagaattagactgggatatggccaaaaaataaacagactattgctggttaaatgcacttggtgtgacagcttcaccctgatgtaggctttagccaaaaaacaaccacaccattgagggttaaatgcacttggtgacaggcgcagcttgcccctgatgtagtatatggccaaaaaatgaacagactattgctggttaaatgcacttggtgtgatagcttgaccaaccacactactgaggattaaatgcacttggtgacgggcgcagcttgcccctgatgtagtatatggccaaaaaataaacagactattgctggttaaatgcacttggtgtgacagcttcaccctgatgtaggctttagccaaaaaacaaccacaccattgagggttaaatgcacttggtgacaggcgcagcttgcccctgatgtagtatatggccaaaaaataagcagactattgctggttaaatgcacttggtgtgacagcttcaccctgatgtaggctttagccaaaaaacaaccacaccattgagggttaaatgcacttggtgacaggcgcagcttgcccctgatgtagtatatggccaaaaaataaacagactattgctggttaaatgcacttggtgtgacagcttcaccctgatgtaggctttagccaaaaaacaaccacaccattgagggttaaatgcacttggtcgcagcttgtgctggcgcaccacaagacacaaaatggccgccgatcaccccagaaaaaagtgactgacaaacggtctgggcagcctaaaaacagtgagcaattgaatttcagcagctcaatgatgcacagctgcagatcgatcgattaatcaagtcctttggaggagttaatctgcctaatctcgccctactgtcgcagccgcaacctctccctacgctaatcagagcagagtgacgggcggcgctatgtgactccagcttaaatagaggctgggtcacatggtgctctggccaatcacagccatgccaatagtaggcatggctgtgacggcctcttggggcaagtagtatgacgcttgttgattggctgctttgcagcctttcaaaaagcgccaagaaagcgtcacaaaagcgccaagaaagcgacgaacaccgaacccgaacccggacttttacgaaaatgtccgggttcgggtccgtgtcacggacaccccaaaattcggtacgaacccgaactatacagttcgagttcgctcatccctactaatgacctatcctccaggtaGGTCATAAGTATCTAATTGGtaagggtccaacacccgggcccccacgccgatcagctgtttgagaagacactggtgctcacagtagtgccacagccttctctctgttcaccaagcacagcgccgtccatttgtgcttggtattgcagcccagcccattcacgtcaatggggctAAGTGtagcataggccatgtgaccaatgaacatgacgtcacatggcctagaccagggatgggcaaactgcggctctccagcagttgtaaaactacaactcccagtatacccagtctgcctacatctatcagcctacagcagggcatgatgggatttgtaattttacaacagctggagagcagcagtttgcccatccctggcctaGACAATGCAGCAACAAGGCTGCGACTCTATTAAGAGTGCCAGTGACTTCTCAAGCAGCTGGTGGGGGGCCCTGGGTGTcagcaccccactgatcagatactgatgactgattcaaggataggacatcagtgcAAGAATATCTAAAAAGCCTTTTAACCTATATAAACTTACAAATGGCCTATTCTTCTACATTAAAAGAACATTAAAACATGGTCACAGAAGGAACAGTggatggtttaaaaaaaagacaaataggtagatgaatgcttatgaaaatgggtAGAATTCTGGtttctccttccccttcccttaactccttcctgaccagcggcgtaatagtacggcgcagcgggacgtgacttTCCACTCAGCACCGTACTATTACGTTGgtctgatcgggcaggtgcaggagctgcgcgcGCGCGATCAGCGTCAGGGGTCCGGCAgtgactgatagccggacccctgctgtatgcgccgacattggtgaaaacacagatgccagcgtATTAACCTTTGATGTGCCGCGATCCGCGCTGACCTCGGCACGTGTGATGTATGGgtggagggagagagcttccatctGGTCCgagcgctgctgtgatggggactcGATGGcggggaaggcagcccaatgccttccttaggcatcatggctgtCTTCCATGTaaccctgtgagatccagcctcatacacttacagccaatgcatcacaatacagaagtattgtaatgcattgtaaaggggttcagacccccaaaagttgaaattcCCAGAGTAGGgccaaaaataaagttaaaaatataaagtttctcccaaaaaattaagagtttcaagttaaaaaaagcgtatttttcccaaaataaagtaaacagTAGACATATTAAAAAGaacagtagacatattaggtatcgccacgtccgtatcgaccggctctataaaagtatcacatgacctaagccctcagaGGAACACCgtcaaaaacataaaataaaaactgtgctaaaaaacatttttgggtcaccttacatgattaaagcgatcaaaaaggcatatgcctctcaaaatagtacaaatctaaccgtcacctcatcccacaaaaaatgtgcccctacctaaaacaatcgccccaaagattaaaaaaactatggttctcaggcTATGTAGACATgataaacatgatttttttgtttcaaaaatgcttttattgtgttaaatgtgaaaagttgacatgttaggtattgccgcattcgtaacaacctgctctttaaaaataccacatgatctaacccctcaggtgaacactgtaaaaaaacggtgtaagaaaagtcattttttgtcaccttacgtcacaaaaagtgtaatagcaagctttaaaaaagtcatatgcaccccaaaatagtgctaatcaaaccgtcatctcatcccataaaaatgacaccctacctaagacaattgcccaaaaactaaaaaaaaaactttggctctccaactatggagacacttttattgttttaaaaatgatattattgtgtaaaacttaaataaatttacaatcagtatacataataggtatttctgcatccgtaagaacctgctgtataaaaatatcacatgacctaacccctcagatgaacaccgtaaaaaaataaaaatcaaaagtgtcaaaaaaaaattttttggtcatcttacattacaaaaagtgtaatactaagtgATCAAAAATACATAcgtaccctataatagtaccaatcaaaccgttatctcatagcgaaaaaaaattagcccctacataagacagttgcccaaaaaataaagcaaactatagctttcaaaatatggagacacaaaaatgtatttttcaaaaattctttaataTGCAAAACCAAAAAAAAGTAGTCATACCGTATCTGGTATTGTcgagtctgtaacaacctgctctataaaaacaccaAATGTTCTaagctgtcagatgaacattgtaaatagcaaaaaataaaaactgtgccaaaacagctatttgcctcacaaaaagtgtactatagagcaactaaaaatcatatgtaccctaaaatagtaccaacaaaactgccaccttatactgtagtttccaaaatagggtcagtttttggagtttctactctaggggtgcatcactaacaaaaatattgagttttgttagtggaaaaaatttattcaaatggaaaatctgccaaaaaagtgaaattcagaaatttcatctctattttccattcactcttgtggaacaccgaaagggttaacaaagttttcaaaattaattttgaataccttgaggggtgtagtttctaaaatggggtaaatgtttgggtggtttctattatgtaagcctcacaaagtgacttcagacctgaactggcccttaaaaggtcggttttggaaattttcagaaaaatttcaagatttgcttctaaacttctaagccttctaacgtccccaaaaaataaaatggcattcacaaaatgatccaaacatgaagtagacctatgggaaatgtaaatgaataactattttggagttattactatctattatagaagtagagaaatagaaatttggaaatttagtaatttttccaaattttgggtaattttttattttttttataaataaaaatgaaatattttgattcaattttaccactgtcatgaagtacaatatgtgatgagaaaacaatctcagaatggcttggataagtaaaagcgttttaaagttattaccacataaagtgacacatgtcagatttgcaaaaaaaaggcctgggcaggaaggtgaaaactggcctggggttgaaagggttaattcACACCCCTTTCCATCCACTGGATGAACTTCATGGACCTATGTCTTCTTTTTCAACCATACTATGTACAGTAACCTACAATCAAAGttcaaatacaaaaacaaaacttCTTTAGTTTTTCTAACCCAACACTTTTAGTAAAACCacaaaacaaaatgaaaaataattgatGATACAGCACAAAGAAAATCAAATGGTGAGTAATTAACATAAAAACACACAGTTAATAGATTTTACTTCTAGGGGAGGATGTGATGACTTACAGAAGCATCATACAGCGGTACggataataataatacttatGTTTACGCACAGTGACATTTTCATTATGACAAAAACATGTGTGTTCATTATTTGCCACAAAACATTACTGAACGTCTGAAACAGTCTTACCTTGATGTGATTGAGTTGTAAGGCATTCTTTGCAAAGAATTTGATAAAGTGGTTGATCCATTGCAGGCTGTTTTCTTTGTCGTGCTGACTGTCTTCTCTCAAATAATATACTAATTTGATTGCTTTGGCTTCTTTCACAGTACTGTCTGAATTCAGTGTCACTCCACCCAGGTATGTTCCTATGAACGCTCTATTTTGAAACATGGGGTAACTTATAGGTATTGTCTCTATCAGACTCACATTACCTTCTACTGCAGATAAGAGCGGATTTGCTGTAATACATTTTTGTCCCTGGACCTCTGCACATATTTGCTGAAATGCGAGCGTTGCATTAGCTGCAAGTCCTATCACTGTGAAGTTCTGCACCATCTCATCCAGCTGCACAAGCTCCTTGAACGTGTTAACATTTATGACATTATCAGACGTGCTGACTGCTATGAGAGAGACAAAAGAACCTTCTGTGTACAGTCGCTGTGCAGAAAACTGCCCAGAGTCATTGGTGGGAAAACGTTTTATTACAAATTCTCGTTCTGTTTTAGCTGGACCTCCAATTGGTGTGAACTGATCCTCTATGTCGTTCGCTTTCCTCTCATGTAAAAAGTAAAAGCCGGCTCCCAACCCAGCAGATAAAACAAAAGGAATTATTAGGAACCACCAGGGGTACCTTCCCACCAGCTTACCAAGCTGACGGAAGCCAAGAGAGAGAGGTCTCTGGATAcagtctgtgtgacacctgcccATTGCCAGTCTTTTGTTACCTGCAAAGAACAGAGAAAAAGTTTGCACTGTTAATATAATACATGTAGCAAACATATAACAGCAAGCAAACCTGACATACATCAGTGGCAGCACCGGATGATGAATGGTCTCATTCTCCTTTAAGCGGTTACAAGGAATAGGGAAGTGtattatatctggatgacatgGTTACTAATGATCAACATTTCACAGGTAACTGCATCCAAAGATGACGGTTAAACTTTTTGTAATtccaaatgaaaataaaatagaaacaagTTCACAGGAACAGGATTTTAGGTCACCAGCCAAATTAAATAGATGACAGGCTCAGGCTATTGAACTACAATTGTTTGGTTTaaacttttaaagggaacctgtcagtggCAAAGGCCAtgccaaaccgccagcagtaccttcaagtagccggcagtgagtttagaattatgattttcttactgcattctgatgaggcagaagtatgaaaaacgttcttttatcctccgtccgcgctattttccagtcagACCTCCTTGCTTTAAATCAAGGTAACCATGCCCCCTTCCATTGCCCCTTCtcttgtgactgacagccggctatTCGGTAAGAAAATTCTCATTCAAAAttcactgccggctacttgaaagtactgctggcagtttgggatggcttttgccgctgacaggttccctttaatgtttttaTGGATGGTAATATTAAATACCAAATAGGTAACATATTCTCATGTAAGAtagctgcacaacatttcacatacaattaaaagagctgagaaatggggttcattctaaattaaagtggtattatacctactataaatggaaaaatagaagcgtttttgatcaaacgtgtgtcgggcccatctaccaggcgtcaaggtggcttccgcagatgggtatctaacactaatataccgcctctcttggactttcctaagcctacaattttcagggcagtgtaggaaccagctacatttatactctgctcagtaGCCTTAGGCAGATGGacgttgctcagtctaaaagaggtgctaccctagCACATTtatattcatagtcacaggtgcatatccatcaagcaaacatggctGATAAAAAAAtgactgcacaacatttcacatacaactAATAGagttgagaaatggggatcattctaaattaaagtggtattatacctactataaatggaaaaatagaagctctttgtgcacctttttgatcaaacgtgtgttgggcccatctaccaggtgtcaaggtggcttccgcagatgggtatcTAACACTAATATACAGCCTTTCTTGGatttacctaagcctacaattttcaggacagtgtaggaaccagcagtggtggattacaatagggacgttcgggtcggcagccctgggcccagcaccgctggggggcccaacgccgacccaaacgcccacatactgcggcggggcacgggagcgcatagctccctttCCCGTCACCTATCACCACCATGCGCTTCACGCCtaataggcctgaggcctatgcggtagtgaaatcccggcgcaggcgtgcatgATGACGTCACTTATCACGCGCCTCTGTCGGGACACAGCACATTGACGTGTGCACGCCTGCCTCATCCCGGCCTTCATCTGCGAGCAagtactctcaa
This sequence is a window from Bufo gargarizans isolate SCDJY-AF-19 chromosome 5, ASM1485885v1, whole genome shotgun sequence. Protein-coding genes within it:
- the LOC122939509 gene encoding patched domain-containing protein 3-like, yielding MATEQEIIRKEEFLPNNCLLCNKRLAMGRCHTDCIQRPLSLGFRQLGKLVGRYPWWFLIIPFVLSAGLGAGFYFLHERKANDIEDQFTPIGGPAKTEREFVIKRFPTNDSGQFSAQRLYTEGSFVSLIAVSTSDNVINVNTFKELVQLDEMVQNFTVIGLAANATLAFQQICAEVQGQKCITANPLLSAVEGNVSLIETIPISYPMFQNRAFIGTYLGGVTLNSDSTVKEAKAIKLVYYLREDSQHDKENSLQWINHFIKFFAKNALQLNHIKVSYFTSVSRQQEFDGTTKTIIPLFSITYFVTIFFSIMSCVRFDSVRNKTWVAGFGVISSGLAVLSSFGLLLLCGVPFVITVANAPFLILGVGVDDMFIMISSWQQTKVKDKVEERMAETYSEAAVSITITTLTDVLAFYIGILTSFRIWS